Proteins from a genomic interval of Halorubrum depositum:
- a CDS encoding DUF7532 family protein, which produces MHFDRRTQRALREAGLDADAIADASDRVAELVAEDADRLRDFFADDGPYHSDMELAHSTSETQEHPTADVDLFTHGSDLRGYLSLDGWGVPVEGGRVLRTAERDDGDERPVLVELSLGGTIHDRVRFARDPEEL; this is translated from the coding sequence ATGCACTTCGACCGACGGACTCAGCGAGCGCTCCGCGAGGCGGGGCTCGACGCGGACGCGATCGCCGACGCCTCCGACCGCGTCGCCGAGCTGGTCGCCGAGGACGCCGACCGGCTGCGGGACTTTTTCGCCGACGACGGCCCGTACCACTCCGACATGGAGCTGGCCCACAGCACGAGCGAGACCCAGGAACATCCGACCGCTGACGTCGACCTGTTCACCCACGGGAGCGACCTCCGCGGCTACCTCTCGCTCGACGGGTGGGGCGTCCCGGTCGAGGGCGGGCGGGTGTTGCGGACGGCCGAACGCGACGACGGGGACGAACGGCCCGTCCTCGTCGAGCTCTCGCTCGGCGGGACGATCCACGACCGGGTGCGCTTCGCGCGCGACCCGGAGGAGCTGTGA
- a CDS encoding NifU family protein, with product MSDESLADRVEEWMVGQMPIIQMHGGTSVVREADPETGEVVVELGGTCSGCGISNITADNIRRDLIMDFDEVDNVTVRTASSGDQGASTVEGGRGGELKHETESANHF from the coding sequence ATGAGCGACGAGAGCCTCGCGGACCGAGTCGAAGAGTGGATGGTCGGCCAGATGCCGATCATCCAGATGCACGGCGGTACGAGCGTCGTGCGCGAGGCGGACCCCGAGACCGGCGAGGTCGTCGTCGAGCTCGGCGGCACCTGCTCCGGCTGCGGCATCTCGAACATCACGGCCGACAACATCCGCCGCGACCTGATCATGGACTTCGACGAGGTTGACAACGTGACGGTCCGAACCGCCTCTTCCGGCGATCAGGGCGCCTCCACGGTCGAGGGCGGCCGCGGCGGCGAGCTGAAACACGAGACCGAGTCCGCGAACCACTTCTGA
- a CDS encoding DUF1028 domain-containing protein translates to MTFSICVRERYTDDDGDDQIRYGVAVTTRLPGVGTLCPFASADGAVATQSLVNVELGRKGIEYLGDGLAVDDALESLLNADDGKPQRQLHGVDADGTFAFSGDECRDWYGHVVGENYTVAGNLLTGEEVIDDTAAAYESDAHGDAPLAERLIDALAAGHAAGGDKREDLAVQSAALLVRNTEEETDDPYYDDLRVDASETPVADLRETYETAKRGYEAALEKYADEMGEGDGDGDE, encoded by the coding sequence GTGACGTTCAGCATCTGCGTCCGCGAGCGGTACACCGACGACGACGGCGACGACCAAATCCGCTACGGCGTGGCGGTGACCACCCGGCTGCCGGGGGTCGGCACGCTGTGCCCGTTCGCGTCGGCGGACGGCGCGGTGGCGACGCAGTCGCTCGTCAACGTCGAGCTCGGGCGGAAGGGGATCGAGTACCTCGGCGACGGGCTCGCGGTCGACGACGCCTTGGAGTCCCTGTTGAACGCCGACGACGGGAAGCCCCAGCGCCAGCTCCACGGCGTCGACGCCGACGGGACGTTCGCGTTCTCCGGCGACGAGTGCCGCGACTGGTACGGCCACGTCGTCGGCGAGAACTACACCGTCGCCGGCAACCTCCTGACGGGTGAGGAGGTGATCGACGACACCGCGGCCGCCTACGAGTCCGACGCCCACGGCGACGCCCCGCTCGCGGAGCGGCTGATCGACGCGCTCGCGGCGGGTCACGCCGCCGGCGGCGACAAGCGCGAGGACCTGGCGGTCCAGTCCGCGGCGCTCCTCGTGCGGAACACCGAGGAGGAGACCGACGACCCGTACTACGACGACCTCCGCGTCGACGCGAGCGAGACGCCGGTCGCCGACCTCCGCGAGACGTACGAGACGGCGAAGCGCGGCTACGAGGCGGCCCTGGAGAAGTACGCCGACGAGATGGGCGAGGGAGACGGCGACGGCGACGAGTAG
- a CDS encoding cold-shock protein — protein MATGKVDFFNDTGGYGFIETDDADDDVFFHMEDVEGPDLEEGQELEFDIESSPKGPRASNVVRQ, from the coding sequence ATGGCGACCGGAAAGGTTGATTTCTTCAACGACACTGGCGGCTACGGATTTATTGAGACTGACGACGCTGACGACGACGTGTTCTTCCACATGGAAGACGTCGAAGGGCCGGACCTCGAAGAGGGCCAGGAGCTCGAGTTCGACATCGAGTCCTCGCCCAAGGGGCCGCGCGCGTCCAACGTCGTTCGGCAGTAA
- a CDS encoding ROK family protein, with product MYYVGVDLGATNVRAVVGDGTAAILGSDEQGTPRGPNGIAVTEAVLSVVRGACAAAEIDPTEVVAAGIGSIGPLDLAAGVVQGPANLPDTVERIPLVGPVSQLLGTDEVHLHNDTVAGVIGERFHAERNPDDMVYLTISSGIGAGVAVDGNVLSGWDGNAGEVGHMTVDPHGFMTCGCGLDGHWEGYCSGNNIPKYARELHAEDPIETSLPVEDPDFSAVDVFEAAGEDVFADHVIDQVAHWNAMGVANVIHAYAPLVVSVGGAVALNNPERVLDPIREKLSDMVFINVPEVRLTDLGDEVVVKGALASALTGGTGDRSKVESPPG from the coding sequence ATGTACTACGTGGGCGTCGACCTCGGGGCGACGAACGTCCGGGCGGTCGTCGGCGACGGCACGGCGGCGATCCTCGGATCGGACGAGCAGGGGACCCCCCGCGGTCCGAACGGGATCGCCGTGACCGAGGCCGTGCTGAGCGTCGTCCGGGGCGCGTGCGCGGCCGCCGAGATCGACCCGACCGAGGTCGTCGCGGCCGGGATCGGCTCGATCGGCCCCCTCGACCTCGCGGCCGGGGTCGTCCAGGGGCCGGCGAACCTCCCGGACACCGTCGAGCGCATCCCGCTCGTCGGGCCCGTCTCGCAGCTGCTCGGCACCGACGAGGTCCACCTCCACAACGACACCGTCGCCGGCGTCATCGGCGAGCGGTTCCACGCCGAGCGCAACCCCGACGACATGGTGTACCTCACGATCTCCTCGGGGATCGGCGCGGGGGTCGCCGTCGACGGCAACGTGCTCTCGGGGTGGGACGGCAACGCCGGCGAGGTCGGTCACATGACCGTCGACCCGCACGGCTTCATGACCTGCGGGTGCGGTCTCGACGGCCACTGGGAGGGGTACTGCTCCGGCAACAACATCCCGAAGTACGCCCGCGAGCTCCACGCGGAGGACCCGATCGAGACCTCGCTCCCCGTCGAGGACCCGGACTTCTCCGCGGTCGACGTGTTCGAGGCGGCGGGCGAGGACGTCTTCGCCGACCACGTGATCGACCAAGTGGCCCACTGGAACGCCATGGGCGTCGCCAACGTGATCCACGCGTACGCCCCGCTCGTCGTGAGCGTCGGCGGCGCGGTCGCGCTCAACAACCCCGAGCGGGTGCTGGACCCGATCCGCGAGAAGCTCTCCGACATGGTGTTCATCAACGTCCCGGAGGTCCGGCTCACGGACCTCGGCGACGAGGTCGTCGTGAAGGGAGCGCTCGCGAGCGCGCTCACCGGCGGCACGGGCGACCGGTCAAAGGTCGAGTCGCCGCCGGGGTGA
- a CDS encoding 2Fe-2S iron-sulfur cluster-binding protein has translation MPTVSYQGEEIECEKGAVLRDVLAEAGLSVYNGKMKQLNCRGAGSCGSCAVQVDGEVSEPGKKEKARLWFPPHHPSHDVRLACQTKVEGDVEVTKGRGLFGQHI, from the coding sequence ATGCCGACCGTATCTTACCAGGGAGAGGAGATCGAGTGCGAGAAGGGCGCCGTGTTGCGCGACGTGTTGGCGGAGGCCGGTCTCTCCGTGTACAACGGCAAGATGAAACAGCTCAACTGCCGGGGCGCGGGGTCGTGCGGCTCCTGTGCGGTCCAGGTCGACGGCGAGGTGAGCGAGCCCGGCAAGAAGGAGAAGGCCCGCCTCTGGTTCCCGCCGCACCACCCCAGCCACGACGTCCGCCTCGCCTGTCAGACGAAGGTCGAGGGCGACGTCGAGGTGACGAAGGGCCGCGGGCTCTTCGGCCAGCACATCTGA
- a CDS encoding universal stress protein, producing the protein MSIETVLLAVGTEDEKRTEQLAKEAIAVAEPAGAEVVLTHVFTDEEFDGVRSKLGVNPESEGSTPDAVAERHTTMRALARALGDAGVAYSIRGAVGDHANEVVEAASAVGADRVVVGGRSRSPTGKAVFGSVAQDVILSAPCPVTFVREVAA; encoded by the coding sequence ATGAGCATAGAAACAGTGCTACTGGCGGTCGGTACCGAAGACGAGAAGCGAACCGAGCAGCTCGCGAAGGAGGCCATCGCGGTCGCCGAGCCCGCGGGCGCGGAGGTCGTGTTGACCCACGTGTTCACCGACGAGGAGTTCGACGGGGTCCGCTCGAAGCTGGGCGTGAACCCGGAGAGCGAGGGGTCGACGCCGGACGCGGTCGCCGAGCGACACACGACGATGCGAGCGCTCGCGAGGGCGCTCGGCGACGCGGGCGTCGCCTACTCGATCCGCGGCGCGGTCGGCGACCACGCGAACGAGGTCGTCGAGGCGGCCTCGGCCGTCGGGGCCGACCGCGTGGTGGTCGGCGGGCGGAGCCGGTCGCCGACCGGGAAGGCCGTCTTCGGCAGCGTCGCCCAGGACGTCATCCTCTCGGCCCCGTGCCCGGTGACCTTCGTGCGGGAAGTCGCCGCCTGA
- a CDS encoding histidine phosphatase family protein produces the protein MSTLFVRHGTTEWNEAGRIQGWAPVGLSDRGREEAATVADAIAERHAIDAVVASDLARTVETAEPIAAAAGVDVETDPRLRERDFGVFQGLPSDDFFERFPDFDLLESGRAAAERAPESGESWLAVRDRVLDAAADLRAREGTVVAVTHVNPIRLVVGERRELSVARSLTELSAGNCSVTEIDGSGAVAREDDRSYK, from the coding sequence GTGAGCACGCTGTTCGTCAGACACGGGACGACCGAGTGGAACGAGGCGGGCCGGATCCAGGGGTGGGCGCCCGTCGGGCTCTCCGACCGTGGGCGCGAGGAGGCCGCGACGGTCGCCGACGCCATCGCCGAACGTCACGCGATCGACGCGGTCGTCGCCTCGGACCTCGCGCGGACCGTCGAGACCGCCGAGCCCATCGCCGCGGCGGCCGGCGTCGACGTGGAGACCGACCCGCGGCTCCGCGAGCGCGACTTCGGCGTCTTCCAGGGGCTCCCGTCCGACGACTTCTTCGAGCGCTTCCCCGACTTCGACCTGCTGGAGAGCGGGCGGGCGGCGGCCGAGCGCGCCCCGGAGAGTGGCGAGAGCTGGCTCGCCGTCCGCGATCGAGTGCTCGACGCGGCCGCGGACCTGCGCGCCCGCGAGGGGACCGTGGTGGCCGTCACCCACGTGAACCCGATCCGGCTCGTCGTCGGCGAGCGCCGCGAGCTCTCGGTCGCGCGGTCGCTCACGGAGCTTTCGGCCGGCAACTGCTCGGTGACCGAGATCGACGGGAGCGGCGCGGTCGCCCGCGAGGACGACCGCTCGTACAAATAG
- a CDS encoding DUF7093 family protein encodes MGLRCLLGHDFDEPELRREREEDGNEVVTTVTEVKTCARCGETQVVSENTEVTTMEQLTDEAAAGAETAETDPTATTPNADDDRGPTDGVGPDAVPTGAAPTDEGADGAAPTVDATDDVDDAVIIDDEPTAAADDLPEGDATDADDGPADADDEGAAADDADAPDDDGAELLESGPDDDAGSLGGGEEYAEYPEVETAESPGDDERDAATDDGVILDEEEEPAADRERGAWPEVDEADEPETSATAWPEQRGEDEGFSAEIGDGDAGGVEFGGGLTPEATEPAAEDGDAEYVEAPDRDADEVDGTVEPRDDEAEPADAGSGITRAETPDLQTSTSETPTEYHCPECGMTRDADGNSMRAGDICPECKRGYVTERPV; translated from the coding sequence ATGGGACTCAGGTGTCTGCTCGGGCACGACTTCGACGAGCCCGAACTACGGCGCGAGCGCGAGGAGGACGGGAACGAGGTCGTCACGACAGTCACCGAGGTGAAGACCTGCGCTCGCTGCGGTGAGACGCAGGTCGTGAGCGAGAACACCGAGGTCACGACGATGGAGCAACTGACCGACGAGGCCGCCGCGGGCGCCGAAACGGCGGAGACCGACCCGACCGCGACCACGCCGAACGCCGACGACGACCGCGGTCCGACGGACGGAGTCGGCCCGGACGCCGTCCCGACGGGCGCCGCGCCGACGGACGAGGGAGCGGACGGGGCCGCCCCGACCGTCGACGCGACCGACGACGTCGACGACGCCGTGATCATCGACGACGAGCCGACCGCGGCGGCCGACGACCTTCCCGAAGGCGACGCCACGGACGCAGACGACGGGCCCGCTGACGCGGACGACGAGGGCGCCGCGGCGGACGACGCCGACGCCCCCGACGACGACGGCGCGGAGCTCCTCGAGTCGGGGCCGGACGACGATGCGGGCTCGCTCGGCGGCGGCGAGGAGTACGCGGAGTACCCCGAGGTCGAGACCGCGGAGTCGCCGGGAGACGACGAGCGGGACGCGGCGACGGACGACGGGGTGATCCTCGACGAGGAGGAGGAGCCGGCGGCCGACCGCGAGCGCGGGGCGTGGCCGGAGGTCGACGAGGCGGACGAGCCGGAGACGTCGGCGACGGCGTGGCCCGAGCAGCGCGGGGAGGACGAGGGGTTCAGCGCTGAGATCGGCGACGGCGACGCGGGCGGCGTCGAGTTCGGCGGCGGCCTCACCCCCGAGGCGACCGAGCCGGCCGCGGAGGACGGAGACGCGGAGTACGTCGAGGCCCCGGATCGGGACGCCGACGAGGTCGACGGGACGGTCGAACCGCGGGACGACGAGGCGGAGCCGGCCGACGCGGGGTCGGGGATCACCCGCGCCGAGACCCCCGACCTGCAGACGTCGACCTCCGAGACGCCGACGGAGTACCACTGCCCCGAGTGCGGGATGACCCGCGACGCGGACGGAAACTCGATGCGCGCGGGCGACATCTGTCCCGAGTGCAAGCGCGGCTACGTCACCGAGCGCCCGGTCTGA
- a CDS encoding 2Fe-2S iron-sulfur cluster-binding protein, translated as MLNPLIANVANAPAIVLGALATLTVLFVSSLKGTGWEPTTDISDEVLERRASAVPETDFPEPGNRAIGGGGGGGAIPAGGAEGEEGELEDGSAASAGPADVEEVEHFEVEFVKQGETVELSNDQPILEQGEDQGWDLPYACRQGQCVSCAGHITDGPSEDFVEHDNQQMLEEAELDDGYTLTCVAYPRDSFSIETGEAP; from the coding sequence ATGCTCAACCCGCTCATTGCGAACGTCGCGAACGCGCCCGCGATCGTTCTCGGAGCGCTCGCGACGCTGACCGTCCTCTTCGTCAGCAGTCTGAAGGGAACGGGATGGGAGCCCACGACCGACATCTCGGACGAGGTCCTCGAACGCCGCGCGTCCGCGGTCCCCGAGACCGACTTCCCGGAGCCCGGGAACCGCGCCATCGGCGGCGGCGGTGGCGGCGGCGCCATCCCCGCGGGCGGCGCCGAGGGCGAGGAGGGCGAACTGGAGGACGGCAGCGCGGCCAGCGCCGGCCCCGCCGACGTGGAGGAGGTCGAGCACTTCGAGGTCGAGTTCGTCAAGCAGGGCGAGACGGTCGAGCTCTCGAACGACCAGCCCATCCTCGAACAGGGCGAAGACCAGGGGTGGGACCTCCCGTACGCCTGCCGGCAGGGCCAGTGCGTCTCCTGTGCCGGGCACATCACCGACGGCCCCTCCGAGGACTTCGTCGAGCACGACAACCAGCAGATGCTCGAGGAGGCCGAGCTCGACGACGGCTACACCCTGACCTGCGTCGCGTACCCCCGCGACTCCTTCAGCATCGAGACGGGCGAGGCGCCGTAG
- a CDS encoding DUF5611 family protein, protein MKEYKMRRGEHLDDRMPDLKGSVEEYFGEISGTEEWQGHELYVVEDPDNPVFERIVAGAAEYGSKKDKLAVHFEERPAEDVIAEGNADAAADAVDAKNEFLLEATGRDAKSRRDSLKREVEDDAPDY, encoded by the coding sequence ATGAAGGAGTACAAGATGCGCCGCGGCGAGCATCTGGACGACCGCATGCCCGACCTGAAAGGCTCCGTCGAGGAGTACTTCGGCGAGATCTCCGGCACGGAGGAGTGGCAGGGCCACGAGCTGTACGTCGTCGAGGACCCCGACAACCCCGTCTTCGAGCGGATAGTGGCCGGCGCCGCCGAGTACGGGAGTAAGAAGGACAAGCTCGCGGTCCACTTCGAGGAGCGTCCCGCGGAGGACGTCATCGCCGAGGGGAACGCCGACGCCGCCGCCGACGCGGTCGACGCGAAGAACGAGTTCCTGCTGGAGGCGACGGGCCGCGACGCGAAATCCCGCCGCGACTCGCTGAAGCGCGAGGTCGAGGACGACGCGCCCGACTACTGA
- a CDS encoding DUF402 domain-containing protein: MTAAVRVRGIYATALTRLLLDAGREVVDASPPIRRRFDEAFGDEPPDVRIETTADRQGVGVHGDPEAVGSLRERLGGVGLDALAWTDPTPPGTVLDGEVTETLGGGAVVRLRVGAGADDSEGSDAATAEGYLPYGSVDDRVETGDPVRVRVDESAAPWTDRRPELGGSLRAGGGLVALEPGSGTRVDVRNDEAARELAGMLDLLGLEPPDGWRAVWKPPAVDAGTEALEAGLERAVAAAEGLDDAVDAAGGIGVLDDAALVRDEPVASPNAGAWVWFGRESRFALDDRRREATATMPGHHRVKAGSADASAGVDLAEALCDPDPDAAFPFGVVTDAFGPSEGEAIRIDHGKPDGRLFALGEATVTGVDADGSVAVEREMTGGGTYDGLGTPREAGDVAETSLKEGRWWYPTTYRGRDGTVRGTYVNVCTPVEVFPGAARYVDLHIDVVKRPDGTVERVDDDELRDAEAAGDVPAPLAEKARSVASALENAL, from the coding sequence GTGACCGCCGCCGTCCGCGTCCGGGGCATCTACGCCACGGCGCTGACGCGACTCCTGCTCGACGCGGGCCGCGAGGTCGTCGACGCGTCGCCGCCGATCCGCCGGCGCTTCGACGAGGCGTTCGGGGACGAGCCGCCGGACGTCCGGATCGAGACGACGGCGGACCGGCAGGGCGTCGGCGTCCACGGCGACCCCGAGGCGGTCGGATCGCTCCGCGAGCGCCTGGGCGGCGTGGGGCTCGACGCGCTGGCGTGGACCGACCCGACGCCGCCCGGAACCGTCCTCGACGGCGAGGTGACCGAGACGCTCGGCGGCGGGGCGGTGGTGCGGCTCCGCGTCGGCGCGGGAGCCGACGACAGCGAGGGGAGCGACGCGGCGACCGCCGAGGGGTACCTCCCGTACGGGAGCGTCGACGACCGGGTCGAGACCGGCGATCCGGTCCGAGTGCGCGTCGACGAGTCCGCGGCGCCGTGGACGGACCGCCGCCCCGAGCTCGGCGGGTCGCTGCGCGCCGGCGGGGGGCTCGTCGCGCTCGAACCGGGCTCGGGCACCCGCGTCGACGTCCGGAACGACGAGGCCGCTCGGGAGCTGGCGGGGATGCTCGATCTCCTCGGGCTGGAGCCGCCGGACGGGTGGCGGGCGGTCTGGAAGCCGCCCGCGGTCGACGCCGGGACCGAGGCGCTGGAGGCCGGGCTGGAGCGCGCCGTCGCGGCCGCCGAGGGGCTCGACGACGCGGTCGACGCCGCCGGCGGGATCGGCGTCCTCGACGACGCGGCGCTCGTCCGCGACGAGCCGGTGGCGTCGCCGAACGCGGGCGCCTGGGTGTGGTTCGGTCGCGAGAGCCGGTTCGCGCTCGACGACCGGCGCCGCGAGGCGACGGCGACGATGCCGGGCCACCACCGGGTGAAGGCGGGGTCGGCCGACGCCTCGGCCGGCGTCGACCTCGCGGAGGCCCTCTGTGACCCCGACCCGGACGCCGCGTTCCCGTTCGGTGTCGTGACCGACGCGTTCGGGCCGAGCGAGGGCGAGGCGATCCGGATCGACCACGGGAAGCCCGACGGCCGGCTGTTCGCGCTCGGCGAGGCGACGGTGACGGGGGTCGACGCCGACGGTTCGGTCGCGGTCGAGCGCGAGATGACCGGCGGCGGCACCTACGACGGGCTCGGCACCCCGCGCGAGGCGGGCGACGTGGCCGAGACGAGCCTGAAGGAGGGTCGGTGGTGGTATCCGACCACCTACCGCGGGCGCGACGGGACGGTGCGGGGCACCTACGTCAACGTCTGTACCCCGGTCGAGGTGTTCCCGGGCGCCGCGCGCTACGTGGACCTCCACATCGACGTGGTGAAGCGTCCGGACGGCACGGTCGAGCGCGTCGACGACGACGAGCTTCGGGACGCGGAGGCGGCCGGCGACGTGCCGGCGCCGCTGGCGGAGAAGGCGCGGAGCGTCGCGTCCGCGCTGGAGAACGCGCTGTAA
- a CDS encoding RNA-binding protein → MEVKSRHHLRSDDIAAIREAVADHLGVDIDGDTFEFVEFVDASYELVLVDGEPAVFYVDDDEPFLTVRGANDYEPETGIVTVDAGAISFVSDGADVMRPGIVEADPEIREGDLVVIAEETHEKVLAVGRAMVDGDEMVGDSGKVVESIHHVGDELYEFSA, encoded by the coding sequence ATGGAAGTGAAATCGCGGCACCACCTCCGGAGCGACGACATCGCGGCGATCCGCGAGGCGGTCGCCGACCACCTCGGCGTCGACATCGACGGCGACACGTTCGAGTTCGTCGAGTTCGTGGACGCGAGCTACGAGCTGGTCTTAGTCGACGGCGAGCCGGCCGTCTTCTACGTCGACGACGACGAGCCGTTCCTCACCGTTCGGGGCGCGAACGATTACGAGCCGGAGACCGGGATCGTCACAGTCGACGCGGGCGCGATCTCGTTCGTCTCCGACGGCGCCGACGTGATGCGCCCCGGCATCGTCGAGGCCGACCCGGAGATCCGCGAGGGCGACCTCGTCGTGATCGCCGAGGAGACCCACGAGAAGGTGCTGGCGGTCGGACGCGCGATGGTCGACGGCGACGAGATGGTCGGCGACAGCGGGAAGGTCGTCGAATCGATCCACCACGTCGGCGACGAGCTGTACGAGTTTTCGGCGTAA
- a CDS encoding PrsW family intramembrane metalloprotease → MPSRSDPVKSRSDDDRDLYDVATWEERTSLDGLSVALHWLITRSAKALVVLVALLALLAILGSFGLGLVFDPAVAMLVGLSAVPAFGLAAYVYVSDVTTAEPLSLLVATFLLSILTATFAALLNSYAQPLFSPLGFPGLVLFFFVIVGPVEETVKLLAVRLYAYTDDRFDAVVDGAVYGAIAGLGFAVIENLVYIARTVEMSELTLGLAVLGAGDGIAALRALAGPGHVVYSAFAGYYLGLAKFNPENSGPIVVKGLVIAAAIHGLYNTLVGPVTSVIPALTPIPRLPALFLFVLLFQGAFGYVLLRKIRRYRDAYLETRDAVDPDVEPELTEFED, encoded by the coding sequence ATGCCATCCCGGTCGGACCCGGTCAAGTCGCGCTCCGACGACGACCGCGACCTCTACGACGTCGCCACGTGGGAGGAGCGCACGTCACTCGACGGGCTCTCGGTCGCGCTGCACTGGCTCATCACACGGTCCGCGAAGGCGCTGGTCGTGCTCGTCGCCCTCCTCGCGCTGCTCGCCATCCTCGGGTCGTTCGGCCTCGGCCTCGTCTTCGACCCCGCGGTCGCGATGCTCGTCGGGCTCTCGGCGGTCCCGGCGTTCGGCCTCGCCGCGTACGTGTACGTCTCGGACGTCACGACCGCGGAGCCGCTCTCGCTGCTGGTTGCGACGTTCCTGCTGTCGATCCTCACGGCGACGTTCGCCGCGCTGCTCAACAGCTACGCACAGCCCCTCTTCTCGCCGCTCGGGTTCCCCGGGCTCGTCCTCTTCTTCTTCGTCATCGTCGGCCCCGTGGAAGAGACGGTGAAGCTGCTCGCCGTCCGGCTGTACGCGTACACCGACGACCGGTTCGACGCCGTCGTCGACGGCGCGGTGTACGGGGCGATCGCCGGCCTCGGCTTCGCCGTCATCGAGAACCTCGTGTACATCGCCCGGACCGTCGAGATGTCGGAGCTGACCCTCGGGCTCGCCGTCCTCGGCGCGGGCGACGGGATCGCGGCCCTGCGCGCGCTCGCGGGGCCGGGCCACGTCGTCTACTCCGCGTTCGCGGGCTACTACCTCGGCCTCGCGAAGTTCAACCCGGAGAACAGCGGCCCGATCGTCGTGAAGGGGCTCGTCATCGCCGCCGCGATCCACGGGCTGTACAACACCCTCGTCGGTCCGGTCACCTCGGTGATCCCCGCGCTCACGCCCATCCCGCGGCTCCCGGCGCTGTTCCTCTTCGTCCTCCTCTTTCAGGGGGCGTTCGGCTACGTCCTCCTCCGGAAGATCCGGCGCTACCGGGACGCGTACCTAGAGACGCGGGACGCGGTCGACCCGGACGTCGAGCCGGAGCTCACGGAGTTCGAGGACTGA
- a CDS encoding endonuclease/exonuclease/phosphatase family protein, whose translation MTAIRVLSYNVRYANRGDHHDAWHDRRDAVARLVRFHRPDVAAFQEPLPDQRRDLRERLPSYEFVGRGRGTGGEGEGCPIAVRADRWEVADSDTFWLSETPDRQSVGWDAAHPRIATWARVRAVGGTTELLVVNTHFDHVSAAARRESARLLRERLPDLAAGDAGAGEPGGSPPVVLVGDLNCTQGSDPHRILLGDDPEADAGASGTGGDAVDDLLALRDAAAVADLRHGPETSLTDFARLIDGRRIDHALVSPGVDVAAFATLADRDDRGRYPSDHLPILTRLSL comes from the coding sequence ATGACCGCGATCCGGGTGCTGAGCTACAACGTCCGCTACGCCAACCGGGGCGACCACCACGACGCCTGGCACGACCGCCGCGACGCGGTCGCGCGGCTCGTCCGCTTCCACCGCCCGGACGTCGCCGCGTTTCAGGAGCCGCTGCCCGACCAGCGTCGGGACCTCCGCGAGCGACTCCCGAGCTACGAGTTCGTCGGACGGGGCCGGGGGACGGGCGGCGAGGGAGAGGGGTGTCCGATCGCGGTGCGAGCCGACCGCTGGGAGGTCGCCGACAGCGACACGTTCTGGCTCTCCGAGACCCCCGACCGGCAGTCGGTCGGCTGGGACGCCGCCCACCCGCGGATCGCGACGTGGGCGCGGGTCCGCGCCGTCGGCGGAACCACCGAACTGCTCGTCGTCAACACGCACTTCGACCACGTCAGCGCGGCCGCGCGGCGCGAGTCCGCGCGGCTCCTCCGCGAGCGGCTCCCGGACCTGGCCGCGGGGGACGCCGGCGCGGGAGAGCCCGGCGGATCGCCCCCGGTCGTCCTCGTCGGCGACCTCAACTGCACGCAGGGGTCGGACCCGCACCGGATCCTTCTCGGCGACGACCCGGAGGCGGACGCCGGGGCGTCCGGGACCGGAGGGGACGCTGTCGACGACCTGCTCGCGCTCCGCGACGCCGCCGCGGTCGCCGACCTCCGACACGGCCCGGAGACGAGTCTCACCGACTTCGCGCGGCTGATCGACGGCCGGCGGATCGACCACGCGCTCGTCTCGCCGGGGGTCGACGTCGCGGCGTTCGCCACGCTCGCCGACCGCGACGACCGCGGCCGGTACCCGTCCGACCACCTGCCGATCCTGACGCGACTGTCGCTGTAG